In one Bactrocera tryoni isolate S06 chromosome 5, CSIRO_BtryS06_freeze2, whole genome shotgun sequence genomic region, the following are encoded:
- the LOC120777305 gene encoding uncharacterized protein LOC120777305, with product MLVKYTVFAFILVALLSTGSIALPLLDSSSDIDNSTLQEMMASVNDTPKNLYVVKAVVYEIGILTEVDDNETSFESQERVDLTFYDTHSNQSHINLGNVPLPIQTNISGQVLTGIAPVNIGAFSSPTELLETLPLTGTIVNITHSNTAYYQLSKSNVSDSLKPRITDFGDLTNVSHLFPVVSQDPLQYPATTSDKTNSVES from the exons ATGCTAGTAAAATACAccgtttttgctttcattttggtAGCTTTGCTCTCCACTGGCTCGATAGCATTGCCCCTGCTGGACTCATCAAGTGACATAGATAACTCAACGTTACAGGAAATGATGGCCAGTGTCAACGATACACCGAAAAACCT GTATGTTGTGAAAGCTGTTGTTTATGAAATAGGAATATTAACGGAAGTCGATGACAACGAAACCAGTTTCGAAAG tCAAGAACGAGTGGATTTAACATTCTATGACACCCATTCCAATCAGAGCCACATTAACCTTGGCAATGTACCTCTACCGATTCAAACGAATATATCCGGACAAGTACTTACGGGTATCGCTCCCGTCAATATTGGTGCATTTAGCAGTCCTACAGAACTTTTGGAAACGTTGCCCTTAACAGGAACTATTGTTAATATAACTCACAGCAACACAGCTTATTACCAACTCAGCAAGTCAAACGTTAGTGACTCGTTAAAGCCTCGTATAACGGATTTTGGCGATTTGACAAATGTGTCCCACCTCTTCCCTGTTGTGAGCCAGGACCCATTGCAATATCCAGCTACTACTAGCGACAAAACAAATTCTGTGGAAAGTTAA
- the LOC120778512 gene encoding uncharacterized protein LOC120778512, with protein sequence MWGATYLVLLSTLCVTSLARPSQLDDIFDGYLKNVNLYNPETHSQIVKRRIYEDNQDASLKTVSLQSLIGDLEQNFLQSASSAGSLAHQRTESTDSHLSPIEDHAVLKRKTDNESGQVISSDGDHNKTVVEPKSVDSINASNENISNKESGSTRIQVEHISVQPHFGNFPILPAFQLHQTKVISATLKDTDSKPTQIIIRKTDIKATPLQEKTEVISEETEKNNNTKQTANEEPESLSSSTPKNTVSELKQTEAELKANVAEIEAEPVILSARV encoded by the exons ATGTGGGGTGCAACATATTTAGTA tTGCTTAGCACATTGTGTGTAACATCTTTGGCACGCCCATCGCAATTGGATGATATTTTTGACGGATATTTAAAAAACGTAAATCTTTATAATCCAGAAACGCACTCACAAATAGTAAAGCGTCGAATCTATGAAGATAATCAAGATGCAAGTTTGAAGACGGTTTCCTTACAATCGCTCATTGGGGATTTAGAGCAGAATTTTTTACAATCAGCTTCTAGCGCTGGCAGTCTCGCACATCAAAGAACGGAATCAACCGATAGTCATTTAAGTCCTATTGAAGATCATGCAGTACTCAAAAGAAAAACGGATAATGAATCAGGCCAAGTTATTTCTTCCGACGGCGATCACAATAAAACCGTGGTTGAACCAAAAAGTGTTGATTCAATAAATGCATCCAACGAAAACATTTCGAATAAAGAATCAGGATCTACTCGTATACAGGTTGAACATATCTCTGTGCAACCCCATTTTGGAAATTTCCCCATTTTGCCGGCTTTCCAATTGCATCAAACAAAAGTTATATCCGCTACTTTGAAGGACACTGATTCTAAACCAACTCAAATCATCATTAGAAAGACAGACATCAAGGCTACACCATTGCAGGAAAAAACTGAAGTTATTAGTGAGGAAACggagaaaaacaacaacaccaaacaaaCTGCCAATGAGGAACCTGAAAGTCTGTCGTCATCAACACCGAAAAACACGGTTTCAGAATTAAAACAAACTGAGGCGGAGCTTAAGGCAAATGTAGCTGAAATCGAGGCAGAGCCAGTAATATTATCAGCTCGAGTTTAA